The following coding sequences are from one Musa acuminata AAA Group cultivar baxijiao chromosome BXJ2-4, Cavendish_Baxijiao_AAA, whole genome shotgun sequence window:
- the LOC135611100 gene encoding auxin-responsive protein SAUR36-like: protein MKRFRGFKLGRRLVGVWRWVVRRRRPKRYLHLDTPSKSNLSKTSTMTTKIFDWGRHLAGRFCRGPHCRIGARTSADDRKLSAGAPLIEMEGEGRRGWTPPPKGHLAVYVGGEKEGGPPRRYMVPVIYFNHPLFGELLREAEEEFGFHHPGGITIPCPAAKFERVRSRIAAGSERLRCKRASSLLSS, encoded by the coding sequence ATGAAGAGGTTTAGAGGATTCAAGTTGGGGCGGCGACTAGTGGGAGTCTGGCGATGGgtcgtccgccgccgccgccccaaACGCTACCTCCACCTCGACACCCCCTCAAAATCCAACCTTTCGAAGACTTCGACGATGACGACGAAGATCTTCGACTGGGGCCGCCACCTAGCCGGCCGCTTCTGCCGAGGACCGCACTGCAGGATCGGTGCCCGAACCTCCGCCGACGACCGGAAATTGAGTGCGGGAGCGCCGCTAATAGAAATGGAGGGGGAGGGCCGGCGGGGGTGGACGCCGCCGCCGAAAGGACACCTGGCGGTGTACGTGGGAGGAGAGAAGGAGGGCGGGCCGCCGCGGAGGTACATGGTGCCGGTCATCTACTTCAACCACCCTCTGTTCGGCGAGCTACTGCGGGAGGCAGAGGAGGAGTTCGGGTTCCACCACCCCGGTGGCATCACCATCCCCTGCCCCGCTGCCAAGTTCGAGCGAGTCCGGTCGCGGATCGCCGCTGGCAGCGAGAGGCTCCGCTGCAAGCGCGCCTCTTCCCTTCTCTCCTCCTGA